One Cryptomeria japonica chromosome 9, Sugi_1.0, whole genome shotgun sequence genomic window carries:
- the LOC131077912 gene encoding uncharacterized protein LOC131077912 yields the protein MDDSTNMRPRKSRSSKLLSLFCCFSGSDDSTAERSLLKKPSWFHKVRRSNSGPDMDADSHKWWRNGWNSVRRAGEWSETLGEDYAGGCCSRAKWKHFVRRCKADGKTIYDSKPKKFHYDRMSYQLNFDEGREDFQDQLFLPENTEA from the coding sequence ATGGACGACTCGACAAATATGCGTCCCCGCAAGTCCAGAAGCTCCAAGCTATTATCTTTATTTTGCTGCTTTTCCGGCTCGGATGATTCTACGGCTGAGCGCTCTCTACTGAAGAAGCCGTCGTGGTTTCACAAGGTCAGGAGGTCGAATTCGGGGCCCGACATGGATGCAGATTCTCACAAATGGTGGCGCAACGGCTGGAATAGCGTCAGGCGTGCCGGCGAATGGTCTGAAACCCTAGGTGAGGATTACGCCGGGGGTTGCTGCAGCAGGGCCAAATGGAAGCACTTTGTTCGGCGTTGCAAAGCCGACGGGAAAACGATCTACGATTCGAAGCCGAAGAAATTTCATTACGATCGAATGAGTTATCAGCTCAATTTCGATGAAGGCCGTGAGGATTTTCAGGACCAGCTGTTCTTGCCTGAAAATACAGAAGCATGA
- the LOC131077927 gene encoding uncharacterized protein LOC131077927, with the protein MEETLNMRPKRSRSTSLLCCCCFGSDDSTAERFLLKPSWFQRLIGSNPGGEGTDSHKWWRKGWNSVRRASEWSETLVEDYSQGCCGGAKWKHFVRRCKADGKSIYNCKPASLNYDQISYELNFDDGPRDYQYEGLPAAANFPPSVKLKYEESPNGCPNPIKKALI; encoded by the coding sequence ATGGAGGAAACCCTAAACATGCGCCCCAAGAGGTCCAGAAGCACCAGCCTGCTTTGCTGCTGCTGTTTTGGCTCTGATGATTCTACGGCCGAAAGGTTCCTTCTCAAGCCCTCGTGGTTCCAGAGGCTCATCGGGTCGAATCCCGGGGGGGAAGGTACAGATTCTCACAAGTGGTGGCGCAAGGGCTGGAATAGCGTGAGGCGTGCGAGCGAATGGTCTGAAACCCTAGTGGAGGATTATTCTCAGGGCTGCTGTGGCGGAGCCAAATGGAAGCACTTCGTTCGGAGGTGTAAGGCCGACGGGAAATCCATCTATAATTGCAAGCCTGCGAGTCTAAATTATGATCAGATAAGTTATGAGCTGAATTTCGATGACGGGCCGAGGGATTATCAGTACGAGGGATTGCCTGCCGCGGCCAATTTTCCGCCCTCCGTGAAGCTGAAATACGAAGAAAGCCCCAATGGATGCCCGAATCCTATAAAAAAGGCTCTGATTTAA